CAACCGCATTCATCATCAAAACCATGCGTTTTGCATTTAACACTATCTCTGCTATCTATAATATCTTCACATTGACCATTTAAGCAATGGGATAGGTAAATGTCATTTGCGTATTCTTGGCAATCTTTGTTCTCACAAGAAAACATACTAACACCGTAAAAAGCATATTTAGATTTACCTTTAGGTTTTAAAATAGAATTACATTTTCTGCAAGATAAATGTTCTAAAAATCGATTGACACGATTGATTACATTTAATAAAATTTCGTATTGAACTTCTTCGTACGGAATTTTTAAAACATTCAAAATGTCTTCTAAAGTATAATTTTGCCAATCTGTTGGCGTATGAGCTTTTCTGCATACCTCATAGCATTGAGTATTCTCACACCACCAAAATTCAAAGCCTGATTTTTTACACAATATCGGCTCGAGTGTTTCTGTTTTTAAAGCTTTTCTACCATCACAAAATGTTGAAAACCTTGGTTTGAAATGTTCCTTCTTCGTTTTTTGATAATGCATTTTTGAAGTACCATCCGCTAATTGATATATACCATTTTCCTCAATTACAGTTTTGCCAGAACATTTCTCAAAGAAACCATCAATCACCAATAAATCTTTTGGATTTCTAATTTGATTTGCTACTAAATCAAATATAGTAGTCCTACTTGTAGAAATCTTATTTTTTAGATCATTTGCTACCTTTAAAATCACGCTCAATGTAAAATCCAATCCTACGCCATCAATTTCTTTGGCGTATTCACTTGTTTGGAAATCTATGGTTGTGATTTTATTCAAATCATCCAAACCAATATTAATTTTATTTTCAGCTATTAGTTTAATAATTTTTTTGAAAAAAAGTTTTTGACTTTTAGCTGACAATAAACCGGTATAAATAACAACCGTACTATAATCTATATCATCTACATAGTTTAAAACAAATAGCTGTAACTTATAAAAATCGGATGCTTTATTAAAGGCTGAATTAATGTACTCTGATTTATATTTTTGAGGAATATTTTCAATAAAAAATACTACCGTTTTAAAATCGTCTTCTTTATTAATTAAACCATTTTTATAGTATGTCTTTGCTAATATGTTTATTAAATCATCTTCTTTTATTCGGTTGATATATTCTTCATATTCGCTATGTTTTTCTTTTTCAGTGACATGAAAGTATGCTTGAGTTTTTCTTTCGAAATACTTCCTTTTTAGGATCATCAGTTTGTTGAAAACTTGATCGAATGGAAATTCAAAAATGAAATTGTCTTCCCAAAGCCTTAAATGTTGTTCTTGGGGGATAAATTTATAATCTATTGGTAAATTAAATTCTTTATAGATTTTAATAACTGAAACTAAAAAATCATATTTGCTATTCTCATTTAAAGCGCAAATTTCCAAAAAGAGTTGGTCTAAAATTTCTTTCTTTTGTTCAATACTAAATCGAACTAACAATTTGGTTGCATTATGTAAATCCCGTTTTAAATACTCACGAAGTTCTTTCTCAATTAATTCATAAGCAATCTCTAGTTTTTCTACTTTTACCCAAAGATTAAAGATTATTGTTGGGTTTAATTTTTGGCTTATATACTTAAAATTAACAGGTATATTAAATGTTTGGTATATAACCAAAAGTGAACTTAAATAATGGACCTTATAGTCTTCATATTTGTCAATAGCATCTTCTAAAACTAAATCTAAAACTTCTTTTTTTTGTTCATTACTAAGACGAGAAAGGAATCTAATTGTATTCTCAATTATCGAAATATGTGTGAAGTTTTTAACCAGCGCTAATGTTTGATGAGTTATATTTTCTTTATTTAAATTTTGTTTTACGTAACTAGTAAGATTTTCTTTAAGCTGATTAAATTCGATTTCAATATCGTTATTATCTTTCCATAACTCGAATAATTGATCTGGCTTTAATTCCAATAAAAAGCTATTAAAATAAGTCAAGTCAATTCGACAAGCTTTTATGAATGAAGGAATGTGTTGTAGCTTATCTATTCTGATGTCTTGTAATCGTATTTTATCCTCTAAAAAAACCTTAATTGCTGTTCTATCATCATCAGTCAACTTCACCGACAATTTTGAGATTTGGTCAATTACAATATCAATTTTTTTACTCAACAAACTTTGAAAATAATTCAAAAGGTAAAAAACCAGATAGTTTATGTCTTTTTCATGAGCAATGTCATTTACCGCAATAGCTCTAATATTTGATTTTTTTGTATCAACTTCTTTTTTGTTCAAGGTTACTACTACTTCATCACCAGGCTTTAAATATTCAGGATTATTATACAGGTAGGACTTGCCAGAAAAATGTATGTCGGGCATACCTTTCAATTCTAAAAATCCATATTCTCCTTTAGTCTGTTGATTATAATACCACTTTACTGTTGCAATAAAGCGATAGTTTTCATTATCCACATAGGCAAGTATCGAGTCTTCTTGTTGCTTACGTAATATCCTTTTTTTTACGATATCGTTACTATGGATTGCTACTATTTTATTGTACGTTTCTTCCGGAACTTGCTGATCTATATTAAAAAAAGTGTAGTTTACATGTTTAAAGTATAGCTTTAATATTTCCAGTTTAATATTTAATTCAATAAGTATTTCACTAATTCTCATAGTTGACTTTTATTTTTTTTCTAAGAACGGCAATAGTTTTATTTTAGTAATTAAGTACTTTTTAAATCCCCCTTACCTTACTATTATACAAATCATTGAACCACATTTTTTTGAACATAAGATTCACGCGATCTTCCGATAGTTTATTGTAGAGTTCTAGCTTAGTGTTAATGAAATTCAGTAATTCATTATCGATTTCTTCGCTGAATTTATCCTGAATATTGTCTCTTGAATTATTTTTATTGAAAAATCCCATCAACTCTTGATTGGAGTAAATTTTATCCTTCATCTTTTTAAATTCTACTTTGTCTTCCTCTGATAAATCAATACCAAAAGTATCGTTGAGCACTTTTATGATATTCGTTAACAAATCTAGTTCATCGTCATCTTTTCCTGCTGCTCCTCCAGGAGTCATACCATACATTTCTCCATTTTCGGAAACTAATGCTAAGTCAGTAGTATATTGATGTTGAATTTTATAACTATCCAATTCAACTTCGCCTAAAACGTCTAATGGAAGATTTGCTTTTATGTAGGGTAACATTTTTACCAATGCTGTCAAGAAAACATAATATTTCTCTAGCTCTACATCTGTAAAAGTGATGATTTGACTTAAAAATCGATATAATTTTAAAAAGGTTTGCGCTTCTGCTTTGAAACTTGTTTGCTCTACCTCGTCTAAAGATTCTTGAAAACGTTTGCTTACGGTTACTAAAATCGGATTGAGCTTTTCATAGTTATTTCCTTTTCTAAAAAAGATATTAGCAAAAGCTTCTACTTCGTTTTGGTAAAACACATTAAAACTATCCACTTTGGTTTGTACTGTATACAAGCTGTTGGGATCTGTTTGATTGTCTTCTGCCATAAAATTTTCTCCATAAAAATGTTGAAAATCTTGCTGTATCAATTCGGGATCATTAACAAAATCAAGCACCATAGTACTTTCTTTACCACGCATAGTTCTATTCAGTCGGCTTAACGTTTGTACTGAAGAGGCACCACCTAATTTTTTATCCACAAACATGGTGTGCAACAAGGGTTCATCAAAACCTGTTTGATACTTATTGGCAACAATTAAAAAACGGAATTGAGGTAGCTTTAAAGCCTCAGGAATCGATGTTTTTCCTGCTAGCTGGTTCATACTTGTTTCTGTATATTCCTCATTGGCTTCATGATCTTTTACTGTACCCGAAAAAGCTACCAATGCGCTATAAGGCAGCTTCATTTCTTGCATGATTTCATCAAACTTTCGCTTGAAACGCACAGCGTGCAATCGCGATTTAGTTACCACCATTGCTCTGGCCTTTCCTTGAATTTCATTTTGCGTTTTACTCACAAAATGCTCTATCATAATACGTGCTTTTCTTTCTATAGCATGATCTTGCAAGTCAGCATACGAACCTAAGAGGCGAACCGTTTTCTTTTTTTCGTATTCTTTATCATCAATATCAGATCGCTTAATGATTTTGTAATACCGTTTGAAAGACATGTAATTTTTTAAGACATCTCGAATAAAACCCTCTTTGATAGCCTGCTCCATGGTATAGTAATCAAAAGCTTTTAGATCACCATTTATTTTACGGCCAAACAATTCCTCAGTTTTTGGTTTTGGGGTTGCTGTAAATGCAAAAAACGAAATATTAGGTTGTTTCCCTTTTCGTTTGATTTCATCGGCAATAATATCGTCCAGATCTTCTGATACATCTTGGTTCTCCGCTTCTTCAAGGGATAATGATTTTTTTAAATGACGTGCTGTTTCACCAGATTGTGAACTATGTGCCTCGTCTATCAAAACCGCGTACTTGCGCTCGGGCATATTGGCAATCGTCTGGGATATCACCGGAAACTTTTGAATGGTTGTGATTATAATTCGCTTACCCTCTTCAATCGCTGCTTTAAGATCTTGCGCTGTTTTGTTCTCGTCAATATAAGCTACTAATCCTGGTGTATTGTCTAGCTGACGAATGTTATTTTGAATTTGCTTGTCTAAAGCCCTACGGTCATTCACAATTATCACCGAATCGAATAAGGCTTTATTATCAGATTCGAATTGGTAAAAACCCGCTAAGCGATAGGCTAGCCAAGTAATTGTATTTGATTTTCCAGAACCTGCTGAGTGCTGAATTAAATAATTTTTTCCAGCTCCTTCATCTGTTAAGGTTGTTAGCAAGCGTTGCACCGCTCTGCGTTGGTGAAAACGTGGAAATAATAATTTAGTTGATTTCTTTTCTTTTAATCCCTTAGCTAGCGGGTCGTATTCCTTTTCTACATCAGTTTGAATATTGATGTAGTTTTGCAATAAATCCAATAAAGAATCTTTTTTTAATACATCTTCCCATAAGTAAGAAGTTGCAAAGCCGTTGTCGTTATAGTTTTCTAAACTCTGGTTAAAAGGCAAAAAGAAGGTGCTCTTTCCTTTCAGTTCTGTGGTCATAAAAACTTTCTGAGTACCTACAGCAAAGTGCACCAAACATCGCTTG
This portion of the Flavobacterium sp. CECT 9288 genome encodes:
- a CDS encoding type I restriction endonuclease subunit R; this encodes MAQGTREIHLEEDIVKYLVEQGGFHEISPLVYDKELCLIPSEVISFIQETQVEPYNSLKNKQLGDKTDATILHDISYQYKKSTHKTLDLLRNKLKIRGERFDMVYWQPANNKTPEHEVNYQKNRLAVVRQLKYSKKNNNSIDLVLFVNGIPVVTLELKNELTGQNHHNAIKQYIQDRDPKGEPFLEFKRCLVHFAVGTQKVFMTTELKGKSTFFLPFNQSLENYNDNGFATSYLWEDVLKKDSLLDLLQNYINIQTDVEKEYDPLAKGLKEKKSTKLLFPRFHQRRAVQRLLTTLTDEGAGKNYLIQHSAGSGKSNTITWLAYRLAGFYQFESDNKALFDSVIIVNDRRALDKQIQNNIRQLDNTPGLVAYIDENKTAQDLKAAIEEGKRIIITTIQKFPVISQTIANMPERKYAVLIDEAHSSQSGETARHLKKSLSLEEAENQDVSEDLDDIIADEIKRKGKQPNISFFAFTATPKPKTEELFGRKINGDLKAFDYYTMEQAIKEGFIRDVLKNYMSFKRYYKIIKRSDIDDKEYEKKKTVRLLGSYADLQDHAIERKARIMIEHFVSKTQNEIQGKARAMVVTKSRLHAVRFKRKFDEIMQEMKLPYSALVAFSGTVKDHEANEEYTETSMNQLAGKTSIPEALKLPQFRFLIVANKYQTGFDEPLLHTMFVDKKLGGASSVQTLSRLNRTMRGKESTMVLDFVNDPELIQQDFQHFYGENFMAEDNQTDPNSLYTVQTKVDSFNVFYQNEVEAFANIFFRKGNNYEKLNPILVTVSKRFQESLDEVEQTSFKAEAQTFLKLYRFLSQIITFTDVELEKYYVFLTALVKMLPYIKANLPLDVLGEVELDSYKIQHQYTTDLALVSENGEMYGMTPGGAAGKDDDELDLLTNIIKVLNDTFGIDLSEEDKVEFKKMKDKIYSNQELMGFFNKNNSRDNIQDKFSEEIDNELLNFINTKLELYNKLSEDRVNLMFKKMWFNDLYNSKVRGI